Proteins encoded together in one bacterium window:
- a CDS encoding L-threonylcarbamoyladenylate synthase, protein MKESLDCDNLSIVDSDTVLGLLANLKQSSFQVLNTVKGARGDKPYLIMIGGLDSLSQFVDPSTINLPLRNMLLHCWPGPVTVIFKARQDLPSHVVALDGTIALRCPRHDALLRLLVHFDGLFSTSANRSGYPVPSSLPEIDNVVMQAVEWIVIDNEKTTGQTQLPSTIIDCSGTNIRVVREGAFPVKELERYYESAFEK, encoded by the coding sequence TTGAAAGAATCTTTAGATTGTGACAATTTGTCAATAGTTGATTCTGATACGGTTTTAGGTCTTCTTGCCAATTTGAAACAATCAAGCTTTCAGGTATTAAACACCGTGAAAGGTGCGCGCGGCGATAAACCGTACTTAATAATGATAGGCGGCCTTGACAGTTTGTCACAATTTGTCGATCCGTCAACCATAAATCTGCCATTGCGAAATATGTTGTTGCACTGCTGGCCGGGGCCGGTAACGGTTATTTTTAAGGCTCGGCAAGATCTGCCATCGCATGTGGTAGCGCTGGACGGAACCATTGCGTTGCGCTGTCCGCGGCATGATGCGCTTTTGCGGTTATTGGTTCATTTTGATGGATTGTTTTCAACAAGTGCCAATCGAAGTGGGTACCCGGTGCCTTCGAGTTTGCCAGAGATTGATAATGTCGTAATGCAGGCTGTTGAGTGGATTGTTATTGACAACGAAAAAACAACCGGGCAAACTCAGCTGCCATCAACAATCATCGATTGTTCTGGTACAAATATTCGCGTGGTGAGAGAGGGTGCGTTTCCTGTTAAGGAGCTTGAACGATACTATGAATCAGCATTTGAAAAATGA
- a CDS encoding DHH family phosphoesterase: MNQHLKNDLFPPALVADAWQLIENVSVITLLTHHKPDADGISACAAMAAVLEKMGKKVEVVYPSEPEQAIKRQATHVLVNQHKQEPDLLIMFDTANYERLYFPPAFHDIPSINIDHHISNSINATINLITDQVSSTCEQLYLLLHWWGCDVDQYMAESLLFGMLYDCQVFYTQSTRPRTLRVAADLMDAGANLFGLMGELLFNKKPEIIALWGSLLSSVTIAPNRNAAWSIIRQCDLQRLGLTLSSTVGFSNFLAQLSDIDITILFYEEADGKTKVSLRSKIADVNKLAAHFGGGGHKNASGISSDKPIDEVVQEVTRLVM, encoded by the coding sequence ATGAATCAGCATTTGAAAAATGATCTTTTTCCGCCGGCTTTAGTGGCCGATGCATGGCAGTTAATCGAAAATGTTTCCGTAATTACTTTACTTACTCATCACAAGCCAGATGCCGATGGCATTTCTGCGTGCGCAGCAATGGCTGCTGTGCTTGAAAAAATGGGTAAGAAAGTTGAGGTGGTGTATCCATCTGAGCCTGAGCAGGCGATCAAGCGGCAAGCTACGCATGTTTTGGTAAATCAGCACAAACAAGAGCCAGATTTGTTAATTATGTTTGATACCGCCAATTACGAGCGCTTATATTTTCCACCAGCATTTCACGATATCCCGAGCATTAATATCGACCATCACATCAGCAACAGTATCAATGCCACCATTAATTTAATTACTGATCAAGTTTCAAGTACCTGCGAGCAATTGTATTTATTGCTGCATTGGTGGGGCTGTGATGTTGATCAGTACATGGCAGAAAGTTTATTGTTTGGCATGTTGTATGACTGCCAAGTATTTTACACGCAATCAACACGACCACGCACTTTGCGCGTTGCGGCAGATTTGATGGATGCCGGCGCCAACTTGTTTGGGCTGATGGGCGAGCTGTTGTTTAATAAAAAACCAGAAATTATCGCGTTGTGGGGCAGCTTATTAAGTTCGGTTACCATTGCGCCCAATCGTAATGCTGCCTGGTCAATTATTCGGCAGTGCGATTTACAACGTCTTGGGCTCACGCTGAGTTCTACCGTTGGGTTTAGTAATTTTCTTGCGCAGCTTTCTGACATTGATATTACGATTCTTTTTTATGAAGAAGCTGATGGTAAAACAAAAGTTTCATTACGTTCAAAAATTGCTGACGTTAATAAATTGGCTGCCCACTTTGGTGGTGGTGGCCATAAAAATGCGTCTGGCATTTCTTCAGACAAACCGATTGATGAAGTCGTTCAAGAGGTTACCCGTTTAGTTATGTAG